The following proteins are encoded in a genomic region of bacterium:
- a CDS encoding class I SAM-dependent methyltransferase, giving the protein MDTRKFYDITHREHVICNPTSEGKLTHLVELLRLPTNAQVVDIACGKGEFLIRLAEAYGARGMGIDISPFFIAEAERRLKARAPSAGITFTQMNGADFKSDEPHSLDLASCIGASWAFGGHANTLEALISMVRPGGWVIVGEPYWQQEPSGDYLEASGCAREDFGSHSSNAEAGERQGTELVHTIVSSKDDWDRYEGLQWYATSEYVRTHPDDPDLAQVVKRVSKARAAYLRWGRDTLGWAIYMFRSRSAA; this is encoded by the coding sequence ATGGACACACGGAAGTTCTACGACATCACTCACCGTGAACATGTGATATGCAATCCCACGAGCGAGGGAAAACTGACGCATCTCGTGGAACTTCTGCGCCTCCCGACTAACGCGCAGGTGGTTGACATTGCGTGTGGTAAGGGCGAATTCCTGATTCGCTTGGCGGAAGCCTATGGCGCTCGTGGGATGGGCATCGACATTTCTCCTTTCTTCATCGCCGAAGCAGAGAGAAGGCTCAAGGCGCGGGCACCGAGTGCTGGCATCACCTTCACTCAGATGAATGGTGCGGATTTCAAGTCAGACGAGCCGCACAGCTTAGATCTGGCGTCATGTATCGGTGCTAGTTGGGCCTTCGGGGGGCATGCTAATACTCTCGAAGCGCTGATCAGCATGGTGAGGCCCGGCGGCTGGGTGATCGTGGGAGAGCCATACTGGCAGCAGGAACCGTCAGGGGATTACCTAGAGGCATCCGGGTGCGCGCGAGAGGACTTCGGGAGCCACTCCTCGAATGCAGAAGCCGGAGAGCGGCAAGGAACGGAGCTCGTTCACACCATCGTGAGCAGCAAGGACGACTGGGACAGGTATGAGGGCCTCCAATGGTACGCGACATCCGAGTACGTTCGCACCCATCCAGATGATCCGGACTTGGCGCAGGTGGTTAAGCGCGTGAGCAAGGCGAGGGCGGCATACCTGCGTTGGGGGCGCGACACGCTTGGTTGGGCGATCTACATGTTCAGATCGCGCTCTGCGGCCTAA